One segment of Thunnus thynnus chromosome 19, fThuThy2.1, whole genome shotgun sequence DNA contains the following:
- the nefla gene encoding neurofilament light polypeptide has protein sequence MSSIGYDPYYSTSSYRRWYVEAPPRVVTRGRTHSVYSSHASPLSSSRLQYSTPGRVLLSSSSPAHSLELELSQAAQISSDFRTIRTQERSQLQDLNDRFAGFIERVRDLEQQNRALEAELLLLRQRHTEPSRLRALYEQEARSLRAAVDEARAEQQAVLGQRERLEQTLSALQGRYEEEVLAREEAESRLMEARREADQAALAKAELEKSVETLLEELAFLKRIHEGEVAELQAQVQLGVQVAVESEAATPDLSGALRDIRSQYERLAARNMQAAEEWFRGKVGSMTETVAQHTDAVRSSKDEAGEYRRQLQTRLLEIDACRGLNESLEKQLHEMEEKQSAEIAAMQDTIGELEGELRGTKQEMARYLKEYQDLLNVKMALDIEIAAYRKLLEGEESRFNVGMGGGVSSLYSHSLSAPSFARPFLSSLSSGASYLMTSRLLSSSVSTTEGIISASHAQQAEATPSKEEEEKEEEEVKEEEEEEKEEEAAEETEEKKEEEEEEEEEGDKEKEDEEEAKEGDEEAKEGEEEGGDEEEQKEEVTEAAEDEGEKEDKEEGEETEVKEEEAQEEEKTEEADDKDEDAKEEEEKKEEGEEKKSDETDDKTDAKEEDKADDKDDKAAPKTDDKADAKKEKDEGKAAKAEAAEEKTKEDTKDKK, from the exons TAGCATCGGATATGACCCATACTACTCCACCTCGTCGTACAGACGCTGGTATGTCGAGGCTCCCCCTCGTGTGGTGACCAGAGGGAGGACCCATTCCGTCTACTCCTCCCATGCTTCCCCGCTGTCCTCCTCTCGTCTGCAGTACTCCACTCCCGGCCGAgtgctgctctcctcctcctcaccagcCCACTCCCTGGAGCTGGAGCTCAGCCAGGCGGCCCAAATCAGCTCCGATTTCCGCACCATACGCACCCAAGAGCGCTCCCAGCTGCAGGACCTCAATGACCGCTTTGCTGGCTTTATAGAACGAGTGCGTGACCTAGAGCAGCAGAACCGTGCACTGGAGGCAGAACTACTGCTGCTGAGGCAGAGGCACACTGAGCCGTCCCGCCTGAGAGCCCTGTACGAGCAAGAGGCCCGCTCCCTGAGAGCTGCTGTGGATGAGGCCAGAGCCGAACAGCAGGCTGTCCTGGGACAGAGAGAGCGACTGGAACAAACCCTGAGTGCCTTGCAGGGTCGATATGAGGAGGAAGTGCTGGCTCGTGAGGAGGCTGAGAGCAGGCTGATGGAGGCCCGTCGTGAGGCTGACCAGGCCGCCTTAGCTAAGGCCGAGCTGGAGAAGAGTGTGGAAACCTTGCTTGAGGAGCTGGCCTTCCTCAAGAGGATTCACGAGGGCGAAGTGGCCGAGCTTCAGGCCCAAGTTCAGCTGGGTGTCCAGGTGGCCGTAGAGTCCGAGGCTGCCACTCCGGACCTCTCTGGGGCTCTCAGGGATATCCGGTCCCAGTATGAGAGGCTGGCAGCAAGGAACATGCAGGCAGCTGAAGAGTGGTTCAGAGGGAAAGTGGGTTCCATGACTGAAACCGTGGCCCAGCACACCGACGCAGTGAGGAGCTCAAAGGATGAAGCAGGAGAGTACCGACGCCAGCTCCAGACCCGCCTGCTGGAGATTGATGCATGCAGAGGCCTTAATGAGTCCCTGGAGAAACAGCTGCATGAGATGGAGGAGAAGCAGAGTGCAGAGATAGCCGCTATGCAG GACACAATTGGAGAGTTGGAGGGTGAGCTGAGGGGCACCAAACAGGAAATGGCACGCTACCTGAAGGAGTACCAGGACCTTCTGAACGTCAAGATGGCTCTGGATATCGAGATTGCTGCATACAG GAAGCTCTTGGAAGGGGAGGAGTCTCGCTTCAATGTGGGAATGGGTGGGGGAGTGTCCTCTCTCTATAGCCACAGTTTGTCAGCGCCCTCCTTCGCCCGGCCCTTCCTCTCCAGCCTGAGCTCCGGTGCCTCCTACCTGATGACATCACGCCTCCTCAGCTCCAGCGTCAGCACCACCGAGGGGATCATCTCTGCCAGCCACGCCCAGCAAGCAGAGGCCACTCCATccaaggaagaggaggagaaagaggaggaggaggtgaaggaggaagaggaagaggagaaggaagaagaggcagcagaggagacggaggagaagaaggaggaggaggaggaagaagaggaagagggagataaagagaaagaagatgaagaggaggctAAGGAAGGAGACGAAGAGGCTaaggagggagaagaagagg gaggtgatgaagaggagcaAAAGGAAGAGGtgacagaagcagctgaagatgagggggagaaagaagacaaagaagaaggagaagagactgaagtgaaagaagaagaagcacaagaggaggagaaaacagaagagGCTGATGACAAAGACGAGGACGccaaggaggaagaagaaaaaaaagaggagggagaagaaaagaagagtgACGAGACAGACGATAAAACCGATGCCAAGGAAGAAGACAAAGCTGACGACAAAGATGACAAAGCCGCTCCAAAAACAGATGACAAAGCTGACGCCAAAAAGGAGAAAGATGAAGGAAAAGCAGCCAAAGCTGAAGCTGCAGAAGAAAAGACCAAAGAAGACACAAAGGATAAAAAGTAA
- the nefma gene encoding neurofilament, medium polypeptide a, protein MSYPVDTIGSPFRRVMDSRTTGYGYSRSSGTTSSGFRSQSWSRASPGSTMTTSYKRTVNVPVSRAYSSTVLSSADSVDYNQTSILNGDYKRSNEKEQLQGLNDRFVVYIDKVHYLEQQNKQIEDEIQALRQKQVSRSQLGDLYDQELQELRSMLEQIHHEKAQIQLDTDHIDDDIQRLRDRFDEEARIREETEAIIRVLKKNTGDSELVKSELEKKVQSLQDEIAFIRNNHEEEVSDLIAQIQASQVTVERKDLQKADITEALREIRCELEGHSNQNLQQVENWFMCRYAKLTEAAEQNKDAIKSARDEISDYRRQLQSKTVELESVRGTRDSLERQLNDIEDRHNSDLASLQETIHQLDNELKSTKWEMARHLREYQDLLNVKMALDIEIAAYRKLLEGEETHFSTFPYRQPVPSPKISKPKSDTPKLKVQHKFVEEIIEETRVEDEKTEDIDKDLEEIAQELSATLGKGVEEAEEEEGEEAGEDAGEGEAEEGEGEAEEEEEVVAATEAKVSASAPTKEEEEDEKDEEEEGEGEAGEEGEKEEEAEGEAEDEGEKGDDAEAGDEDEGEEGGEEEEVEETVLCSKAPESKASPDKEKAEDKEASVEEEAAEEAAAEEEGGDQADAEKEEKEDTDKDKKEDSEKDEKKVTDEKVDDKSEEVVAKTEAPKTEAAKPEAKKEEAAKTEASKPESPKSESPKLGSPKSESPKPQSPKSESPRPASPKSESPKPQSPKSESPRPASPKSESPKPQSPKSESPRPASPKSESPKPQSPKSESPRPASPKSESPKPQSPKSESPRPASPKSESPKPQSPKSESPRPASPKSESPKPQSPKSESPRPASPKSLSPKPQSPKSESPKLASPKSESPKAGSPKPSSPKAESPKSESPKPESPKAESPKTETAKPEAPKAAEEKKSDSTEDKKVEKIDVAMNGDIDKSSPEEKEKDEDKDVIANGVDESPVKEDGSQKVVITKTVETITTGEDGSKHVTKSVTVTETVQEVEETLQEKMVSTKKLEKHSTQSIKQVTESD, encoded by the exons ATGAGTTACCCGGTGGACACGATAGGGAGTCCCTTCCGGAGAGTTATGGATTCTAGGACAACCGGCTACGGCTACAGCCGCTCCAGCGGCACCACCTCCAGCGGCTTTCGCTCCCAGTCTTGGTCCCGGGCAAGCCCTGGCTCCACCATGACCACATCTTACAAGAGGACCGTGAATGTGCCGGTGTCCCGAGCATACAGCTCTACGGTGCTCAGCTCCGCCGACAGCGTTGATTATAATCAAACCTCCATCCTGAACGGAGACTACAAGCGATCTAATGAGAAAGAGCAACTTCAAGGGCTCAACGACCGGTTTGTTGTTTACATTGACAAGGTGCACTACctggagcagcagaacaaacagatCGAGGATGAGATCCAGGCACTGCGGCAGAAGCAGGTGTCTCGCTCCCAGCTGGGCGATCTCTATGACcaggagctgcaggagctgCGCTCCATGCTGGAGCAAATCCATCATGAGAAGGCGCAAATTCAGCTCGACACCGACCATATCGACGATGACATCCAGCGGCTCAGGGACCGCTTTGACGAAGAAGCCCGCATCCGAGAGGAGACGGAGGCCATCATCCGTGTCCTGAAGAAGAACACCGGCGACTCGGAGTTGGTGAAGTCTGAGTTGGAGAAGAAAGTTCAGTCGCTGCAGGATGAGATCGCCTTCATCCGCAACAaccatgaggaggaggtgagcgACCTTATCGCCCAGATTCAGGCGTCTCAGGTGACCGTGGAGAGGAAAGACCTCCAGAAGGCAGACATCACCGAGGCGCTCCGGGAGATCCGCTGCGAGCTGGAGGGCCACTCCAACCAGAACCTGCAGCAGGTAGAGAACTGGTTCATGTGCCGCTACGCCAAGCTCACCGAGGCTGCTGAGCAGAACAAAGACGCCATAAAGTCCGCCCGTGATGAGATATCAGACTACCGCCGCCAGCTGCAATCCAAGACGGTCGAGTTGGAGTCCGTCCGCGGGACAAGAGACTCACTCGAGAGGCAGCTGAATGACATCGAGGACCGCCACAACAGCGACCTGGCCAGCCTGCAG GAGACAATTCACCAGCTGGATAATGAGCTCAAGAGCACCAAATGGGAGATGGCACGTCACCTGCGTGAGTACCAGGACCTGCTCAATGTCAAGATGGCCTTGGACATCGAGATTGCTGCATACAG GAAACTCCTAGAGGGTGAAGAGACCCACTTCAGCACTTTCCCTTATCGCCAGCCAGTCCCCTCCCCCAAAATCTCTAAGCCTAAATCAGACACTCCCAAGCTGAAGGTGCAGCACAAGTTTGTGGAGGAGATCATCGAGGAGACAAGGGTTGAGGATGAGAAGACAGAAGACATTGATAAGGACCTGGAAGAGATAGCACAAGAGCTGTCTGCCACACTTGGAAAGGGAgtagaggaggcagaggaagaggagggtgaagAGGCAGGAGAGGATGCAGGAGAAGGTGAGGCAGAAGAAGGTGAGGgtgaggctgaggaggaggaggaagttgTAGCCGCCACTGAAGCCAAAGTTAGCGCTAGCGCGCCTActaaggaggaagaggaggatgaaaaagacgaagaggaagaaggggagggagaagcaggtgaggagggagagaaggaagaagaagctGAGGGAGAGGCAGAAGATGAGGGAGAAAAGGGGGATGATGCAGAGGcaggtgatgaagatgagggagaagagggaggagaggaggaggaagttgAAGAAACTGTACTGTGCTCCAAAGCTCCAGAGTCTAAAGCCTCTCCTGACAAAGAGAAGGCCGAAGACAAAGAGGCTAGTGTAGAGGAGGAGGCTGCAGaggaagctgctgctgaagagGAGGGTGGTGATCAGGCTGATgctgagaaagaggaaaaagaggatacagacaaagacaaaaaggaaGATAGCgaaaaagatgagaagaaagTAACAGATGAGAAAGTCGACGACAAATCAGAAGAAGTTGTAGCTAAGACAGAGGCTCCCAAAACAGAAGCTGCAAAGCCTGAGGCCAAGAAGGAAGAGGCTGCCAAAACAGAGGCATCAAAACCTGAATCTCCCAAGTCTGAATCCCCAAAGCTTGGCTCCCCCAAGTCTGAATCCCCTAAACCTCAGTCTCCTAAATCTGAATCTCCCAGACCCGCATCTCCCAAGTCTGAATCCCCTAAACCTCAGTCTCCTAAATCTGAATCTCCCAGGCCCGCATCTCCCAAGTCTGAATCCCCTAAACCTCAGTCTCCTAAATCTGAATCCCCCAGGCCAGCATCTCCCAAGTCTGAATCCCCTAAACCTCAGTCTCCCAAATCTGAATCTCCCAGGCCCGCATCTCCCAAGTCTGAATCCCCTAAACCTCAGTCTCCCAAATCTGAATCTCCCAGGCCCGCATCTCCCAAGTCTGAATCCCCTAAACCCCAGTCTCCTAAATCTGAATCTCCCAGGCCCGCATCTCCCAAGTCTGAATCCCCTAAACCCCAGTCTCCTAAATCTGAATCTCCCAGGCCTGCATCTCCCAAGTCTTTGTCACCTAAACCTCAGTCTCCTAAATCTGAATCTCCAAAGCTTGCATCTCCTAAATCTGAGTCCCCCAAGGCTGGATCCCCAAAACCTAGCTCTCCAAAAGCCGAGTCCCCTAAGTCAGAATCCCCTAAACCCGAATCTCCAAAAGCTGAATCCCCAAAGACTGAGACCGCCAAGCCCGAGGCTCCTAAAGCtgctgaggagaaaaagagcGACTCAACAGAAGACAAGAAGGTTGAAAAGATAGATGTTGCCATGAATGGTGACATAGACAAGAGCAGcccagaggagaaggagaaggacgAGGACAAAGACGTGATCGCTAACGGCGTAGATGAGAGCCCTGTCAAGGAGGACGGCAGCCAGAAAGTGGTGATCACCAAAACTGTGGAGACAATCACCACCGGAGAAGACGGATCCAAGCACGTCACCAAGTCCGTCACTGTGACCGAAACAGtgcaggaggtggaggagacgCTGCAGGAGAAGATGGTCTCCACCAAGAAGCTGGAGAAGCACTCCACCCAGTCCATCAAGCAGGTGACTGAGAGCGACTGA